GGTTCTCGGTCTGGTTTGTAGTCATTCCTTTCGAGCTTATGCTTTTCAACTACATGGACAGGTGGTTCATTAACCACAAGCTCGGCTCCGATCAGGTGGGCATCTACACCGTGGCCGCAGGATTCACCGAGCTTGCCTTGATGGTTGGGATAGTGATCGGCAGGGTTCTTGCCCCGCACCTGAGTCATGCATGGGAAAAAGGCGAGAAAGAGAAGGCAATGAGAACGATGAATCTTGCCATGAGACTCTCTCTCATGGGACTGTTCAATATCGCGGTGCTGCTTCATGTGCTTAGTCCGATTCTTATCAGGCTTCTTTTCGGAACTGCGTATGCCGGGGCTGCTCAAGTCATCGCTGTTCTTCTCATCTATCAGATTCTCAAGAGTCTCTACTGGATAGTAAGCATCTATCCGTCCCTCATAGAAAAGACCAGACTCCCTCTCCTTTCCGTGACTATAGGTGTCATTCTCAACGGGTTCTTGAACTACCTGCTCATTCCAAGAATCGGAATTCTTGGTGCAGCGATCGCCGGCTCAGGCGCCTTTCTCGTTCTGATTGCTTTGTTTCTCTTCCACTGCTCACAGAGAGGCCTGATTGTTGAGTCGAGATCGATCCTGTGCATAATTTTTGTTCCACTTCTGGCATTGCGGAACGATATTGCTCTTGTAGGAATATGCGTGGCTCTTCTGACTATATCGTTCTTCACCCCTCTCGTGTTTACGGCGGGAGAAAAGAAACTTCTCAGAGAGAAACTCTCGTTCCCGTGGTGGAGGGCGCCTGGCGAGCCGCCGGTCGACGTGTCATGACAGGACTATT
The sequence above is drawn from the Candidatus Eisenbacteria bacterium genome and encodes:
- a CDS encoding flippase; the encoded protein is MTVFTINNSPGNGWLSKEREYLDPLKQSGLAKETIAKSLSIVMILAFAQRLIGIVKAILFARLLGPHNYGIYGLAFNSINLIVTFCGLGIPSSYIRYVTVYEEQGSLKDFLAKTIRIGLGVSFLVGLCFFIFSGTVSRLIYGDPREKNVIMWIGLVVVPLVLAPYISSAFSGLRVFKRTAVLELSHMVLFCLIGVPLVLLIGRRVESVMAGEFIAISLVVAFFSRSLFKSLSAQNLPVEEKGFHRKILRFSVWFVVIPFELMLFNYMDRWFINHKLGSDQVGIYTVAAGFTELALMVGIVIGRVLAPHLSHAWEKGEKEKAMRTMNLAMRLSLMGLFNIAVLLHVLSPILIRLLFGTAYAGAAQVIAVLLIYQILKSLYWIVSIYPSLIEKTRLPLLSVTIGVILNGFLNYLLIPRIGILGAAIAGSGAFLVLIALFLFHCSQRGLIVESRSILCIIFVPLLALRNDIALVGICVALLTISFFTPLVFTAGEKKLLREKLSFPWWRAPGEPPVDVS